Proteins encoded by one window of Amaranthus tricolor cultivar Red isolate AtriRed21 chromosome 4, ASM2621246v1, whole genome shotgun sequence:
- the LOC130810028 gene encoding uncharacterized protein LOC130810028: protein MPIFCLQHPSRSAKRCKLFFSVLKDPFSSCHSCYPSHMSCSNPEDEEVSVADFQDVQELVVSMIRTRAMEAKFRRKGSLLSTESYSFIHPTSGELFVSTAKQHTHDDHSAQKHKNSKNKEEMDDFVSVHSHFSSPCFTTAVDGCDTFFSMRTNFSHCSSMNDPDSAENRWWVSEAMDSSELKRRAIIQELCHCEGWPFGLCRRALLLPPLPKSPSESWSWCKGFPKHVKTV from the exons ATGCCCATATTTTGTCTACAACATCCTTCCCGTTCTGCTAAGAGATGCAAGTTGTTCTTTTCGGTATTGAAAGATCCCTTTTCGAGTTGTCACTCCTGCTATCCGAGTCACATGTCCTGCTCGAATCCAGAAGACGAGGAAGTCTCTGTCGCTGATTTTCAAGACGTGCAAGAA TTGGTGGTATCGATGATTCGAACCCGTGCAATGGAAGCCAAGTTTAGAAGAAAAGGCAGCCTGCTGAGCACAGAAAGTTACTCATTCATCCATCCAACATCAGGAGAGCTCTTCGTAAGTACTGCAAAGCAGCACACACACGACGATCATTCTGCACAGAAGCACAAAAACAGTAAAAAcaaagaagaaatggatgatttTGTGTCTGTCCATAGCCACTTCTCCTCACCGTGTTTTACAACTGCTGTCGATGGTTGTGACACTTTTTTCTCGATGAGAACCAACTTCTCGCACTGTTCGAGCATGAACGATCCAGACTCTGCGGAGAATAGATGGTGGGTTTCGGAAGCTATGGATAGTTCTGAACTCAAGAGGCGTGCAATCATACAGGAACTCTGTCACTGTGAAGGCTGGCCTTTCGGTCTGTGTCGTAGAGCATTGTTACTTCCACCCTTGCCCAAGTCCCCTTCGGAATCTTGGTCGTGGTGTAAAGGGTTTCCTAAACATGTCAAGACAGTCTGA